A window of the Bacteroides thetaiotaomicron VPI-5482 genome harbors these coding sequences:
- a CDS encoding RagB/SusD family nutrient uptake outer membrane protein: protein MKNRIKILLGAVIGSSLLFSSCNFLDVDSYFQATFKEDSIFHSMKNAEGYLWNTPTRFPDAGAIWGNSWNPGETASDEITVRWQTNEFWGAQFSIGKINSRNLPQDLWYTMYVVVTRCNRMLENVGKVPDMTEADRRRYIGYVHFMRGYAYYHLLMNYGPLLIVGDEVLSTSESAEYYNRERSTYDESVDYICNEFKLATQGIYGPTEQSISYSDRPTKGAALALIARLRLFQASPLFNGGDAARQCFSNWQRKSDGADYVNQTYDPDRWAVAAAAAKQVIDMDYYSLFTVMPDNQHPYPLADNVPTAPFPDGAGGIDPFHSFADMFNGEGIISTNKEFIWAMSSGSVYSYTKHSFPVGFGGWGGMSVPQRVVDCFLMMDGRDIHNASAEYPYVADLNQTIGTNKVLGSYQLRGDVPKMYDNRSARFYASIGFPGRLWTMNSASSDASYINQQFWYSHDDSKAGLAGAGSNVNDYNISGYTPVKYIHPDDSWAGGKGNVKGSFITSPKPFAIIRYAEVLLEYVEALNNVTGTVTVTTPDMTGTDVEVTVSRDVQEMAKYFNMIRYRVGLPGPSLSDMNDASRFEQIIRNERQVELFNEGYRYFDTRRWGTFLTDDANMSNWRGLDVQKDRTDVSGNPGFWNIVTIDQQNIRDRVALPKMVFMPIRHDELLKVPAMDQNPGWDR, encoded by the coding sequence ATGAAAAATCGAATTAAAATACTTTTGGGAGCGGTCATTGGCAGTTCTTTACTGTTCAGCTCCTGTAACTTTTTGGATGTAGACAGCTATTTTCAGGCTACATTTAAGGAAGATTCCATTTTCCATAGCATGAAGAATGCCGAAGGATACCTTTGGAATACCCCGACTCGTTTTCCCGACGCCGGTGCCATTTGGGGAAACTCATGGAATCCGGGAGAAACTGCTTCGGATGAGATAACCGTCAGATGGCAAACTAACGAATTCTGGGGAGCGCAGTTCAGTATCGGTAAAATTAACAGCAGAAACCTGCCGCAAGATTTGTGGTATACTATGTATGTAGTAGTGACAAGATGTAACCGGATGTTGGAAAATGTCGGTAAAGTACCCGATATGACGGAAGCCGACAGAAGACGCTATATAGGATATGTACACTTTATGCGCGGTTATGCCTACTACCATTTACTGATGAACTATGGTCCGTTGCTGATTGTGGGGGATGAAGTGCTGAGTACTTCAGAATCGGCGGAATACTATAACAGGGAACGGTCTACATATGATGAATCCGTGGATTATATATGCAATGAATTCAAACTTGCTACGCAAGGCATTTACGGACCGACCGAACAGAGTATCAGTTATTCTGATCGTCCAACGAAAGGGGCGGCTTTGGCACTGATAGCTCGTTTGCGCTTGTTCCAGGCTTCTCCGTTGTTTAATGGCGGTGATGCTGCCCGTCAATGTTTCAGCAACTGGCAGCGTAAAAGCGACGGTGCCGATTACGTAAACCAAACTTACGATCCTGACCGCTGGGCGGTGGCAGCCGCTGCCGCAAAACAGGTGATTGATATGGATTACTATTCGCTGTTTACAGTGATGCCCGACAACCAGCATCCATATCCGTTGGCAGATAATGTTCCTACCGCTCCTTTCCCCGATGGGGCAGGTGGTATCGATCCTTTCCATTCTTTTGCTGATATGTTCAACGGTGAAGGTATCATATCCACTAATAAAGAGTTTATCTGGGCTATGTCATCCGGTAGTGTCTATAGTTACACAAAACACTCGTTCCCGGTAGGTTTCGGAGGCTGGGGCGGTATGTCCGTACCCCAAAGAGTGGTCGATTGCTTCCTGATGATGGACGGCAGAGATATACACAATGCGTCAGCGGAATATCCTTATGTAGCGGACCTTAACCAAACAATAGGTACCAATAAAGTATTGGGAAGTTACCAGTTGCGAGGAGATGTTCCGAAGATGTATGACAACCGTTCGGCACGTTTTTATGCTTCCATCGGATTTCCCGGACGCCTGTGGACTATGAATTCCGCATCTTCTGATGCAAGCTATATCAATCAGCAGTTCTGGTATTCGCACGATGACTCGAAAGCCGGACTTGCCGGTGCGGGAAGTAATGTCAATGACTACAATATCAGCGGTTACACTCCTGTCAAGTATATTCATCCGGACGATTCATGGGCTGGCGGAAAAGGGAATGTGAAAGGTTCATTCATTACCAGCCCCAAACCGTTTGCTATCATCCGCTATGCGGAAGTACTTCTTGAATATGTAGAAGCACTAAACAACGTAACGGGGACCGTAACCGTAACTACCCCCGATATGACAGGTACGGATGTCGAAGTTACTGTCAGTCGTGATGTTCAGGAAATGGCTAAATATTTCAATATGATCCGCTATCGCGTCGGATTACCCGGTCCTTCTTTGAGCGATATGAATGATGCGAGCCGGTTTGAGCAAATTATCCGCAACGAAAGGCAAGTGGAACTTTTCAACGAAGGCTACCGCTATTTCGATACTCGCAGATGGGGTACTTTCCTCACCGACGATGCCAATATGTCCAACTGGCGGGGACTGGATGTGCAGAAAGACCGTACCGACGTCAGTGGCAATCCGGGATTCTGGAATATCGTGACAATCGACCAGCAGAATATCCGTGACCGGGTTGCACTGCCCAAAATGGTATTTATGCCGATTCGCCATGATGAATTACTGAAAGTTCCCGCAATGGATCAGAATCCGGGATGGGACAGATAA
- the mscL gene encoding large-conductance mechanosensitive channel protein MscL: MGKSTFLQDFKAFAMKGNVIDMAVGVVIGGAFGKIVSSLVANVIMPPIGLLVGGVNFTDLKWVMKAAEVGADGKEIAPAVSLDYGQFLQATFDFLIIAFAIFLFIRLITKLTTKKAAEEAPAAPPAPPAPTKEEVLLTEIRDLLKEKK; encoded by the coding sequence ATGGGAAAGAGCACATTTTTACAAGACTTTAAGGCGTTTGCTATGAAAGGGAACGTCATTGACATGGCTGTCGGTGTAGTTATCGGCGGCGCGTTTGGGAAGATCGTATCGTCACTGGTGGCGAATGTTATTATGCCCCCAATAGGCTTATTGGTTGGTGGTGTGAACTTTACAGATCTGAAATGGGTAATGAAAGCGGCTGAAGTTGGAGCAGACGGTAAGGAGATTGCTCCTGCCGTATCTCTGGATTACGGACAATTTCTGCAAGCAACTTTTGACTTTCTGATTATAGCTTTTGCTATATTCCTATTTATACGTCTGATCACTAAACTGACCACGAAGAAGGCGGCAGAGGAAGCCCCGGCTGCTCCTCCTGCACCACCTGCTCCTACTAAAGAAGAGGTGTTGCTGACTGAGATTCGTGACTTGCTGAAAGAGAAGAAATAA
- the gap gene encoding type I glyceraldehyde-3-phosphate dehydrogenase, whose product MIKVGINGFGRIGRFVFRAAMKRNDIQIVGINDLCPVDYLAYMLKYDTMHGQFDGTIEADVENSKLIVNGQAIRITAERNPADLKWDAVGAEYVVESTGLFLSKDKAQAHIEAGAKYVVMSAPSKDDTPMFVCGVNEKTYVKGTQFVSNASCTTNCLAPIAKVLNDKFGILDGLMTTVHSTTATQKTVDGPSMKDWRGGRAASGNIIPSSTGAAKAVGKVIPALNGKLTGMSMRVPTLDVSVVDLTVNLAKPATYAEICAAMKEASEGELKGILGYTEDAVVSSDFLGDTRTSIFDAKAGIALTDTFVKVVSWYDNEIGYSNKVLDLIAHMASVNA is encoded by the coding sequence ATGATTAAAGTAGGTATTAATGGATTCGGACGTATCGGACGTTTCGTTTTCCGCGCTGCAATGAAAAGAAACGATATTCAAATCGTAGGTATCAACGACCTTTGCCCGGTAGACTACTTGGCTTACATGCTGAAGTATGACACAATGCACGGTCAATTCGACGGTACTATCGAAGCAGATGTTGAAAACAGCAAATTGATCGTTAACGGTCAGGCTATCCGCATCACTGCAGAAAGAAATCCGGCTGACTTGAAATGGGATGCTGTAGGTGCTGAATACGTTGTTGAATCTACAGGTTTGTTCTTGAGCAAAGACAAAGCTCAGGCTCATATCGAAGCTGGTGCAAAATATGTTGTAATGTCAGCTCCTTCTAAAGATGACACTCCGATGTTCGTTTGCGGTGTAAACGAAAAAACATACGTGAAAGGTACTCAGTTCGTTTCTAACGCTTCTTGTACTACTAACTGTCTGGCTCCTATCGCTAAAGTATTGAACGACAAGTTCGGTATCCTTGACGGTTTGATGACTACAGTTCACTCTACAACTGCTACTCAGAAAACAGTTGACGGTCCTTCTATGAAAGACTGGAGAGGTGGTCGTGCTGCTTCTGGCAACATCATCCCTTCTTCTACTGGTGCTGCTAAAGCTGTAGGTAAAGTAATCCCGGCTTTGAACGGTAAACTGACTGGTATGTCTATGCGCGTTCCGACTTTGGACGTTTCTGTAGTTGACTTGACTGTTAACTTGGCTAAACCGGCTACTTACGCTGAAATCTGCGCTGCAATGAAAGAAGCTTCTGAAGGCGAATTGAAGGGTATTCTGGGTTACACTGAAGATGCAGTAGTTTCTTCTGACTTCTTGGGTGACACTCGTACTTCTATCTTCGATGCTAAAGCTGGTATCGCTTTGACTGACACTTTCGTAAAAGTTGTATCTTGGTATGACAACGAAATCGGTTACTCTAACAAAGTTCTTGACTTGATCGCTCACATGGCATCAGTTAACGCTTAA
- a CDS encoding DUF4847 domain-containing protein, translating to MKKRLILKVLGLLLLLPMFSGCNDTDDVAGIFTGKTWKLTYITVKDSHQMFNFWGNDNKAREQSMKLLDETGRYVITFNGMEESNIITGTLSGTVITSTFTGSWSANGKDNQFNASIQGGNESSDILAKNFIEGLNNATSYGGDERNLYLYYKPSGSQQTLSLVFHVVK from the coding sequence ATGAAGAAGAGATTGATACTTAAAGTATTAGGATTGCTGTTATTGCTTCCGATGTTTTCCGGATGTAATGATACGGATGATGTAGCCGGCATCTTCACCGGCAAGACATGGAAACTGACTTATATCACAGTCAAAGATAGCCATCAAATGTTTAATTTTTGGGGAAACGACAACAAAGCCCGCGAACAAAGCATGAAATTGCTTGACGAAACAGGTAGGTATGTAATTACCTTTAATGGAATGGAAGAAAGCAATATCATCACCGGGACCTTAAGTGGCACAGTGATAACCTCTACTTTCACTGGATCATGGTCTGCCAATGGAAAGGACAACCAATTCAATGCATCTATCCAAGGAGGTAATGAATCATCAGATATATTAGCAAAGAATTTTATAGAAGGGCTGAACAACGCAACCTCTTACGGAGGAGATGAGCGAAATCTATACCTTTACTATAAACCTTCCGGTAGCCAGCAGACACTTTCTTTAGTTTTTCACGTTGTAAAATAA
- the guaA gene encoding glutamine-hydrolyzing GMP synthase: MQEKIIILDFGSQTTQLIGRRVRELDTYCEIVPYNKFPKEDPTIKGVILSGSPFSVYDKDAFKVDLSEIRGKYPILGICYGAQFMAYTNNGKVEPAGTREYGRAHLTSFCKDNVLFKGVRENTQVWMSHGDTITAIPDNFKKIASTDKVDIAAYQVEGEKVWGVQFHPEVFHSEDGTQILRNFVVDVCGCKQDWSPASFIESTVAELKAQLGDDKVVLGLSGGVDSSVAAVLLNRAIGKNLTCIFVDHGMLRKNEFKNVMNDYECLGLNVIGVDASEKFFAELAGVTEPERKRKIIGKGFIDVFDVEAHKIKDVKWLAQGTIYPDCIESLSITGTVIKSHHNVGGLPEKMHLKLCEPLRLLFKDEVRRVGRELGMPEHLITRHPFPGPGLAVRILGDITREKVRILQDADDIYIQGLRDWGLYDQVWQAGVILLPVQSVGVMGDERTYERAVALRAVTSTDAMTADWAHLPYEFLGKISNDIINKVKGVNRVTYDISSKPPATIEWE, encoded by the coding sequence ATGCAGGAGAAAATAATAATTCTTGATTTCGGTTCGCAGACAACACAGCTGATTGGTCGTCGCGTACGCGAACTGGACACGTATTGCGAAATTGTTCCTTATAACAAGTTTCCTAAAGAAGATCCGACAATTAAAGGAGTCATCCTTTCCGGAAGTCCTTTTTCGGTTTATGATAAAGATGCCTTCAAAGTAGACTTGAGTGAGATTCGTGGTAAATATCCTATTTTGGGTATCTGCTATGGTGCACAGTTTATGGCGTATACTAACAATGGAAAAGTAGAACCGGCCGGTACACGTGAATATGGCCGTGCACATCTGACTTCTTTCTGCAAGGATAATGTGCTGTTTAAAGGAGTTCGTGAGAATACGCAGGTATGGATGAGTCATGGTGATACAATCACTGCTATCCCTGATAATTTTAAGAAGATTGCTTCAACGGATAAAGTGGATATCGCTGCTTATCAGGTTGAGGGTGAGAAGGTATGGGGCGTTCAGTTCCATCCGGAAGTGTTCCATAGCGAAGACGGGACGCAGATATTGAGGAACTTCGTAGTTGATGTTTGCGGATGCAAGCAAGACTGGTCGCCGGCTTCTTTCATCGAGAGTACGGTTGCTGAGTTGAAAGCTCAGTTAGGTGATGATAAAGTGGTGCTGGGATTGAGCGGTGGTGTCGATTCATCGGTTGCTGCTGTTTTGCTGAATAGAGCTATCGGTAAGAATCTGACTTGTATCTTCGTAGACCACGGTATGCTCCGTAAGAATGAGTTCAAGAATGTGATGAACGATTACGAATGCCTCGGGCTGAATGTAATTGGCGTGGATGCCAGCGAAAAGTTCTTTGCAGAGCTTGCAGGTGTGACGGAACCGGAGCGTAAACGTAAGATTATCGGTAAGGGCTTTATCGATGTATTCGATGTGGAAGCTCACAAAATAAAAGATGTGAAATGGCTGGCTCAGGGCACTATTTATCCAGACTGCATCGAATCATTGTCTATAACAGGTACAGTGATCAAGAGTCATCATAACGTAGGTGGTCTGCCCGAAAAAATGCACTTGAAGTTGTGCGAGCCGCTTCGTCTGTTGTTTAAGGATGAAGTTCGTCGTGTAGGTCGCGAGTTGGGTATGCCGGAACATCTGATTACTCGTCATCCATTCCCTGGCCCGGGTTTGGCTGTACGTATTCTTGGAGACATCACCCGTGAGAAAGTGCGTATCCTGCAAGATGCTGATGATATTTACATTCAGGGATTGCGCGACTGGGGATTGTATGATCAAGTATGGCAGGCAGGCGTTATCTTACTGCCGGTACAGTCTGTAGGTGTCATGGGAGATGAACGTACTTATGAAAGAGCGGTAGCATTGCGTGCCGTGACTTCTACTGATGCCATGACTGCCGACTGGGCGCATTTGCCATATGAATTCCTGGGTAAGATTTCGAATGATATTATTAATAAGGTGAAAGGTGTAAACCGCGTAACCTATGATATCAGTTCTAAGCCACCTGCAACTATTGAGTGGGAATAA
- a CDS encoding M3 family metallopeptidase: protein MNNILNAQNPFFGQYQTPHGTVPFDRIKTEHYEPAILEGIKQQNAELDAIIQNPEKATFTNTIEAYEQSGRLLDKVTAVFGNMLSAETNDDLQALAQKIMPLLSEHSNNITLNEKLFARVKEVYGQKQSLQLTQEQNRLLDDIYDSFVRHGANLEGEAREQYRQLTNELSKLTLDFSENNLKETNRYQMLLTDKASIAGLPEIIVEAAAETARSEDKEGWAFTLHAPSYVPFMTYADNRELRHKLYIAYNTKCTHDNEFNNIEIVKKLVNTRMKIAQLLGYKDYAEYTLKKRMAENSDAVYKLLNQLLEAYTPTAQKEYLEVQELAREEQGDDFIVMPWDWSYYSNKLKNKKFNINEEMLRPYFELEQVKKGVFGLAERLYGITFRKNTEIPVYHKDVEAYEVFDKDGKFLSVLYTDFHPRPGKRAGAWMTSYKEQWIDPVTGEDSRPHISVVMNFTKPTESKPALLTFNEVETFLHEFGHSLHGMFANSTYQSLSGTNVYWDFVELPSQIMENFAIEKEFLNTFARHYETGEVLPDELIQRLVDASNFNAAYACLRQVSFGLLDMAWYTRNTPFEGDVKAYEQEAWKDAQVLPIVKEACMSTQFSHIFAGGYSAGYYSYKWAEVLDADAFSLFKQQGIFNREVADSFRNNILSKGGTEHPMVLYKRFRGQEPTIDALLIRNGIKKQYN from the coding sequence ATGAACAATATACTGAACGCTCAGAATCCTTTCTTCGGTCAGTATCAGACACCGCATGGGACTGTGCCCTTTGACCGGATCAAGACAGAGCATTATGAGCCTGCCATCCTCGAAGGAATCAAACAACAGAATGCGGAACTTGATGCGATCATACAAAACCCGGAGAAGGCGACATTTACAAATACAATAGAAGCCTACGAACAATCCGGAAGGCTGCTGGACAAAGTAACTGCCGTATTCGGCAATATGCTTAGTGCTGAAACCAATGACGACTTACAGGCATTGGCTCAGAAAATCATGCCACTACTCAGCGAACACAGCAACAACATCACACTGAATGAGAAGTTGTTTGCCCGCGTGAAAGAAGTGTACGGACAAAAACAATCTCTGCAACTGACCCAGGAACAGAATCGCCTGCTAGACGATATATACGACAGTTTTGTACGCCACGGTGCCAACCTCGAAGGAGAAGCCCGTGAACAATACCGACAACTGACCAACGAACTGAGCAAACTGACACTCGACTTCAGCGAAAACAACCTGAAGGAGACAAACAGGTATCAAATGCTTCTGACAGACAAAGCCAGCATTGCCGGACTGCCGGAAATCATCGTAGAAGCTGCTGCCGAAACAGCCAGAAGTGAGGATAAAGAAGGATGGGCTTTCACCCTGCACGCTCCAAGTTATGTGCCTTTCATGACTTATGCCGACAACCGCGAGTTGCGCCATAAGCTCTACATCGCATATAATACAAAGTGTACACACGATAACGAATTCAACAATATCGAAATCGTAAAGAAGCTGGTTAATACACGCATGAAAATAGCCCAGCTACTAGGATATAAAGATTATGCGGAATATACCCTCAAAAAACGAATGGCTGAAAACAGCGATGCCGTATATAAGCTGCTCAACCAACTATTGGAAGCCTACACTCCCACCGCACAGAAAGAATATCTCGAAGTACAGGAACTGGCACGTGAGGAACAAGGTGATGACTTCATTGTCATGCCCTGGGACTGGAGCTACTATTCCAATAAGCTGAAAAACAAGAAATTCAATATCAATGAAGAAATGCTCCGTCCTTACTTCGAACTGGAACAAGTAAAAAAAGGAGTATTCGGACTGGCAGAAAGACTCTACGGAATCACTTTCCGGAAAAATACGGAAATCCCGGTTTATCACAAAGATGTTGAAGCCTACGAGGTATTCGACAAAGACGGTAAGTTCCTGTCCGTACTGTACACTGACTTCCATCCCCGTCCCGGAAAACGCGCCGGAGCCTGGATGACCAGCTACAAGGAACAATGGATAGATCCCGTAACCGGTGAAGACAGCCGACCGCATATATCTGTAGTGATGAACTTCACCAAGCCAACCGAAAGCAAACCTGCTTTGCTGACTTTCAACGAAGTGGAGACATTCCTGCATGAGTTCGGGCACAGCCTGCATGGCATGTTTGCCAACTCAACCTATCAGAGCCTAAGCGGAACAAACGTATATTGGGACTTTGTGGAACTTCCTTCACAGATCATGGAAAACTTTGCCATCGAGAAAGAATTTCTTAATACCTTTGCCCGTCATTATGAAACCGGAGAAGTGCTTCCGGACGAACTGATACAGAGACTCGTGGATGCTTCGAATTTCAATGCAGCCTATGCCTGCCTGAGACAAGTGAGCTTCGGGCTGCTCGATATGGCATGGTACACCCGCAACACTCCTTTCGAGGGCGATGTAAAAGCCTATGAACAGGAAGCCTGGAAAGACGCACAAGTATTGCCGATAGTCAAAGAAGCCTGCATGAGTACACAATTCTCCCATATCTTTGCCGGAGGATATTCCGCAGGATATTACAGTTATAAATGGGCAGAAGTGCTGGATGCGGATGCGTTCTCACTGTTCAAACAGCAAGGAATCTTCAACCGTGAAGTAGCAGATTCGTTCCGCAACAATATCCTGTCGAAAGGAGGTACAGAACACCCGATGGTGCTCTACAAGCGCTTCCGCGGGCAGGAGCCTACCATTGACGCATTGCTGATCCGAAACGGCATAAAGAAACAATACAATTAA
- a CDS encoding SusC/RagA family TonB-linked outer membrane protein, translated as MKKNLLLIVLLMILIPLAGYSQNETKTQFTVAGVIVDASGEPLVGTAVYVKNEPGVGVVADLDGKFKIRVTKNATLVFQSVGMKNVEMLITKDEEKLKIVMKEDETKIDEVVVTGMSSQKKVSVVGAITTIDVAQLKTPATSLNNMIGGRMAGVITMQTSGEPGKNISNFWIRGISTFGAGTGALVLIDGIEGRLEDIDTDDVESFSILKDAAATAVYGTRGANGVVLVTTKRGTSGKLEVTGRATMKISHIKRLPEYLGAYDYALLANEARAMSGEDDLYTRLELDLIKNKLDPDLYPDVNWMDEIMKHNSIQQNYYVSAKGGGDVARYFLSIGYQDEGAAYRQEENLFKKPLSVNKLNYRANIDMNLTKTTQLYFGVDGYVNSYVSPGGMNTDAVWSAVQQLTPLLFPVTYSDGTLPVYGGQRTLASPYVMLNNTGYMQSEDNRNMLTLKLTQEFKGFLKGLTLSVQGMTEHIGYFSEYRSIWPDLYRATGRTAQGVLIKSLRSSQQSLAYGDAEHSYRQYYLEAKANWNRTFGDHTFGALLEYYMKDEKDSQWGAIDDLGISSIPKRHQNLSGRISYDYKNRYFIDANFGYTGSAQFKKGERFGFFPSIAAGWVPSSYNWWSEKLPWFTFLKFRGSYGIVGNDQIVAVNDYTGVGRFPYMTMIDNHAGSAWGYRYNGITETYTGADNLKWEVAKKANLGIDAKFFHDKLSFTVDIFRDTRDHIFQDRVTLPSFVGMVTYPKSNVGRMHSVGSDGNIEFFHQINKDMNFTIRANYTFSQNVIDYFEENKLPYDYLSVTGKPFNILRGYISEGLFASKEEINTSPDQSGFGTIRPGDIKYRDVNGDGIINEDDKVPLSYSNQLPRMMYGFGGDFQWKDLTVSILFKGSAKVDYYRAGLGNDYGWIPFYNGDLGNVIKLANNPKNRWTPAWYSGTTATENPNAEFPRLSYGKNTNNSQLSSFWRRNGSFLRLQEVSLRYSLKHLPWIKSVGLSSVDLEFVANNLFTIDKVKYFDPEQASANGAVYPIPATYAFQVYLRF; from the coding sequence ATGAAAAAAAATCTTTTATTGATTGTGCTGCTGATGATACTCATTCCATTGGCAGGTTACAGTCAGAACGAAACGAAGACACAGTTTACAGTGGCGGGCGTGATTGTGGATGCATCCGGTGAGCCATTGGTAGGTACAGCTGTTTATGTAAAGAATGAACCGGGGGTCGGCGTGGTAGCGGATTTGGATGGAAAATTCAAAATTAGAGTGACGAAGAATGCCACGTTGGTATTCCAATCGGTCGGTATGAAGAATGTCGAGATGCTGATTACCAAAGATGAAGAGAAACTTAAGATTGTCATGAAAGAAGACGAGACTAAGATTGATGAAGTAGTGGTAACGGGCATGAGTTCGCAGAAAAAAGTATCGGTAGTAGGCGCAATTACCACAATCGATGTCGCGCAATTGAAAACTCCCGCCACCTCTCTTAATAATATGATCGGAGGTCGAATGGCGGGTGTCATCACTATGCAGACTTCGGGTGAACCGGGGAAAAATATCTCTAACTTCTGGATTCGTGGTATCAGTACTTTCGGAGCCGGTACCGGAGCATTGGTGCTGATCGATGGTATCGAAGGAAGACTGGAGGATATTGATACCGATGACGTTGAATCATTCAGTATTCTGAAGGATGCCGCAGCGACGGCTGTCTACGGAACACGTGGGGCCAATGGTGTAGTATTGGTGACTACCAAACGCGGTACCAGCGGAAAACTGGAAGTGACCGGACGTGCTACCATGAAAATATCCCATATCAAACGTCTGCCCGAATATCTGGGAGCTTATGATTACGCGCTTCTTGCCAATGAAGCCAGAGCAATGTCGGGAGAAGATGATCTGTATACCCGTCTGGAACTAGACCTTATCAAAAATAAGTTGGATCCGGACCTCTACCCGGATGTAAACTGGATGGACGAAATCATGAAACATAATTCTATCCAACAGAATTACTATGTCAGTGCTAAAGGAGGAGGTGATGTTGCCAGATATTTTTTATCGATAGGTTATCAGGATGAAGGTGCTGCTTATCGTCAGGAAGAAAACCTGTTTAAGAAACCATTGAGCGTAAACAAGCTGAACTATCGTGCCAATATCGACATGAATCTGACCAAAACAACCCAGTTGTATTTCGGTGTGGACGGATATGTCAATTCCTATGTCAGCCCGGGCGGAATGAATACAGACGCAGTATGGTCTGCTGTCCAACAGTTGACACCACTTCTGTTTCCGGTCACTTACTCCGATGGTACGTTACCCGTATATGGAGGACAGCGTACATTGGCTTCTCCTTACGTTATGCTGAATAATACCGGATATATGCAAAGTGAGGACAACCGAAACATGCTGACGCTTAAATTGACACAAGAATTCAAAGGATTCCTGAAAGGACTGACATTATCCGTACAAGGGATGACAGAACATATCGGTTATTTCAGCGAATACCGCTCTATTTGGCCGGATCTTTACCGTGCTACCGGGCGAACGGCACAGGGAGTTTTGATTAAATCACTGCGCTCTTCACAACAAAGTCTGGCATACGGAGATGCTGAACACTCTTACAGACAGTACTACTTGGAGGCAAAAGCTAATTGGAACCGGACATTCGGCGATCATACTTTCGGTGCGTTGCTCGAATACTATATGAAAGATGAGAAAGATTCTCAATGGGGAGCCATTGATGATTTGGGCATCAGCAGCATTCCCAAGCGTCATCAGAATCTCTCCGGACGTATCTCTTACGACTATAAAAACCGTTATTTTATTGACGCGAATTTCGGTTATACAGGTTCTGCTCAGTTTAAAAAAGGCGAACGATTCGGTTTCTTTCCTTCCATTGCTGCCGGATGGGTTCCTTCCTCTTATAACTGGTGGTCTGAGAAACTGCCTTGGTTCACGTTTCTGAAATTTCGCGGTTCTTACGGTATTGTAGGAAACGACCAGATTGTTGCCGTCAACGATTATACAGGCGTAGGGCGTTTCCCTTATATGACTATGATAGACAATCACGCCGGATCTGCCTGGGGATACCGCTATAATGGTATCACAGAAACCTACACTGGAGCCGACAACTTAAAATGGGAAGTAGCGAAGAAGGCAAATCTGGGTATCGACGCCAAGTTCTTTCATGACAAGCTGTCTTTTACTGTCGATATTTTCCGGGACACTCGTGATCATATCTTTCAGGATCGTGTGACGTTGCCTTCTTTTGTAGGTATGGTGACCTATCCGAAATCAAATGTAGGACGTATGCACAGTGTGGGATCGGACGGAAACATTGAGTTTTTCCATCAGATCAACAAGGATATGAATTTTACCATTCGTGCTAATTATACGTTCTCACAAAATGTCATTGACTATTTTGAAGAGAATAAATTACCTTATGATTATCTCAGCGTGACTGGTAAGCCTTTTAATATTTTGCGCGGATACATCTCCGAAGGGCTGTTCGCCAGTAAAGAGGAGATCAATACCAGTCCTGACCAAAGTGGATTCGGAACGATACGTCCCGGTGACATTAAATATCGTGATGTGAACGGAGACGGCATTATCAATGAAGACGACAAGGTGCCTTTGTCTTATTCCAACCAGTTACCTAGAATGATGTATGGATTTGGCGGTGATTTTCAATGGAAAGATTTGACTGTGAGTATTTTGTTCAAGGGTTCTGCGAAAGTGGATTACTATCGTGCAGGACTTGGCAATGACTACGGATGGATTCCGTTTTATAACGGAGACTTGGGAAATGTGATCAAACTAGCTAACAATCCCAAGAACAGATGGACCCCTGCATGGTATTCGGGAACTACTGCTACAGAGAATCCGAATGCGGAATTTCCACGGCTTTCTTATGGCAAAAACACGAACAACTCCCAGCTTTCTTCTTTCTGGAGACGGAACGGTTCTTTCCTGCGCCTTCAGGAAGTCAGCCTGAGATACAGCCTGAAACATCTGCCTTGGATTAAATCTGTTGGATTGTCTTCCGTTGATCTGGAATTTGTAGCCAACAATCTGTTCACTATCGACAAAGTGAAATACTTTGATCCGGAACAGGCTTCGGCAAATGGTGCTGTCTATCCGATACCTGCTACTTATGCTTTTCAGGTATACTTAAGATTCTAA